A region of the Variovorax sp. 54 genome:
GTGCTCGAAGGCGCCGGCCACGTCCTCGTGCATGCCCAGGCGTTCCATCACCGCAGCCGAGCGCACATTGCGCTCGGCGGTGAACGCCACGATCTCGCCGAGTGCGAGTGGTTCGAATCCGACCTGCAGCGCGCCGCGCGCCGCCTCGGTCGCGAAGCCCTGGCCCCAGCTGGCGCGCGCAAGGCGCCAGCCGATCTCGACGCAGGGCGAGAAAGGCAGTGAAGCCATCGGCACGTTCAGGCCGGTGAAGCCGATGAACTCGCCCGTGTCCTTGCGCTCGACGGCCCAGAAGCCCCAGCCGTTCTTCGCGATGAGCGCTCGGGCACGGTCTGCCGATGCATCGCTGTCGGCGCGCGTGGGCAAGGGCAGCAGGAACTCCATCACCTGCGGGTCGCAGGCCAGCGCGAAAAATGGCGCGAGATCGCTCTCGCGCCATTGGCGCAGCCGCAGGCGCGGCGTGTCGAATTCGATGATGAGGGGCGGGTGTGTGCTTTCTTCGGTCATGCGACCGATTGTGCGCAGATCAGAACCCGGCCAGCACCACCTTGCCCTGCGCCTTGCCGCTCTCGATGAGCGCATGCGCCTTCTTCAGGTTCGCGGCGTTGATGGTGCCGAAGCTCGCATTCGCCGTGGTGCGGATGCGGCCCGCGTCGACCAGCGCGGCCACTTCGGCGAGCAGCTTGCCTTGCTCGGCGATGTCGGACGTGGTGAAGCGCGAGCGCGTGAACATCATTTCCCAGTGCAGCGAGATGCACTTGGTCTTCAGCGGCATCGCGTCGAGCACCTTCATGTCGTCGATCACCGCGAGCTGGCCCTGGGGCTTGAGGCTTTCGATGATCTGCGCGTAGTGCTGCTCGGTCTGCGTGAGGCTGGCGACCATGTCGACTTCGTCGATGCCGGCGGCCTTGAGTTCAGCGGCGAGCGGCTTCGAGTGGTCGATGACGACGTGTGCGCCCAGTGCCAGGCACCATTCGCGCGTTTCGGCGCGCGAGGCGGTGGCGACGACGCGCAGCTTGGTGAGCTGGCGCGCGAGCTGGATGAGGATGGAGCCCACGCCGCCCGCGCCGCCGGTGATCAAGAGCGTCTGGCCTTCGCCGCCGCCCTTGGGCACCTGCAGGCGGTCGAACAGCAGTTCGTAGGCGGTGATGGTGGTCAGCGGCAGGGCGGCGGCTTGTGCGTCGTCGAGACTCTTCGGCGCGAGGGCGGCGATGCGCTCGTCGACCGCGTGCAGCTCCGAATTGGCGCCGGGGCGAATGATCGAGCCGGCGTAGTACACGCGGTCGCCGACCTTGAAGTGCTGCACGCCGCTGCCGATGGCCTCGACGGTGCCGACCGCGTCCCAGCCCAGCACCTTGGCCTGGCCGGCTTCGGGGGCGGCGTTCTTGCGGACCTTGGTGTCGACCGGGTTGACCGACACGGCTTTCACGCGCACCAGCAGGTCGCGGGCGCCGGGCACCGGGGCGGGGAGTTCGATGTCCTGCAGCGATTCGGGGTTGTCGATGGGGAGGGGCTGGTAGTAGCCGACGGCTTTCATGGCAAAGGACCTTCTTCTTTCTGAAACGATGGCTGAACTGTAGGATGACAACGTCTGTTTGATAAGGTGGGATGAATCACCAACACTTTCAAATGAAGATTGAAAATATATCGGACCTGCAGGTGCTCGTGCAGACGGCGCGTGGCGGCACATTGACGGCTGCGGGGCATGCGCTGGGGATCACGCCCGCCGCGGCCAGTGCGACGTTGAAGCGGCTGGAGACGCAGTTGGGGGCGCGGCTGTTCGAGCGGTCGACCCGGGCGATGCGCCTGACGCCGCAGGGGCAGACGCTGCTCGACTATGCGGTGCGTGCTTTTGAACTGCTGGACGAAGGGGAGTCGCTGGTCACTGCGGACCGGGGGGAGCTGGTGGGGACCTTGCGGGTGGCCTCGCCGTCGGACCTGACGCGCAGCACCTTGCTGCCATGGTTCGACGAGTTTCTGGCGCTGCATCCGGGGGTGCAGTTGTCGCTGTCTGTCGGGGATCGGCCCCTGGACGTGATGCGCGATGAGGTGGATGTGGCGTTGCGCTACGGGGCGCTGGCGGATTCGCGGTTGGTGGCGCGGGCGTTTGCGATGACGAACCCTGTGCTCACGGCTTCACCGGACTATCTGCGTCGGCATCCTTTGCCTCGGGTTCCGCAGGATCTGCTGCAGCACAACTGCCTGACGTTCAACCGGAGTGGGCGACGGCACCGGGTGTGGCGGTTTGCGCAGTTGGGGCAGTGGACGGAGGTGCGGGTGAATGGGAATCGCAGTGTGGACGATGCTTCGCTGGCGCGGGAGTGGACTGTGGCGGGGTATGGGATTTCGCTGAAGTCTGCGTTGGATGTGCGGGAAGACATTCGCTCAGGGCGGTTGGTGCGGCTGCTGGCGGATTGGGAGACGGAGCCTTATCCGTTGCATGCGCTGTTGCCCAGTGGGCGGTTTGTGCCGGCTCGGGTTCGTGGCTTTGTTGATTTTTTGGCGTTGAAGTTCGAGGGGTTGTTGGCTTTGGGGTGAGTTTTTGAGGTGGCTGGCCGGGACTCGCCCCGGCAGGCGACCTACTTTTCTTTGCTTCGCCAAAGAAACGTAGGCAAAAGAAAGGCGACCCCACTGTCCGCGTCCCTCCGCTTCGCTGCGGGCAACCTGCGGTGCTCGCGTTTCGCGGGGTCTCGCCCAAACTCGCTTCGCTCAAACAAGGGCGAGCCCTGATCCGCGAAACGCTCCGCTCCTCGGCGCGGCCAGAGGGGAGGGGGCGCACTCGGGCCATCGCTGCGCTCGGCCTGGGAGATCGCATCACTGCGTTCGCTCCCCGGCTGGATTTACTCCCTCTCCCTCTGGGAGAGGGTTGGGGTGAGGGCAGCGGCCTTCGAACCCGCGATGTCCGTCATCAAATCATCGGCGTCACCGCCCCATCCATCGCCACGATCGCCCCCGTCACATAACTCGCCTTCGCCGACGCCAGGAACAGCACCGTATTGGCCACTTCCTCCGGCGTCGCAATGCGCCCCAGCGGCAGGCGCGCAGTCGCGCGCTCCAGCGCCTCATCCGTGCCGATCCCTGCCAGCTTCGCATCGGCCTTCATGCCTTCCTGCAGCCGCGCAGTCAGCGTGAGGCCGGGGTTCACGGCGTTCACACGCACGCCCTTGGCCGCATAGGCCGCGGCCATGCCCGCACTCACAAGCATCAGCGCGGCATTGGCCGCACCGCCGGCCATGTGCACGGGGCTCGCGACCTTGCCGCCCTGGCCGATGACGTTGACGATCGCGCCGCGGCCGCGCGTGCCCATGCGCTTCACGACCGGATCGATCATGTGGATGTAGGTGAAGTACTTGGCGTCCATCGCGTCGTGCCACGCGGCGGGCGTGAGTTCGTCGGGTGGGGTGCGGCGCGCGGCGCCTGCGGAGTTGACGAGCACGTCGACGGGGCCGAAGGCGTGTTCGGCGGCGTCGAGTGCGGCGACTGCGCCGGCGGGATCTTTCAGGTCGGTGGCGTGCAGGGAGACGCGGCCTTCGGCTTGCGGGAATGCGGCGATCAGCGACTGCTGGCCCTGCTGCAGGTTCTGCAGGTCGCGCGAGACGAGGCTCACGCGTGCGCCTTCGCGCAGGAAGCCCAGCGCGCAGGCCAGGCCGATGCCCTTGCTGCCGCCGGTGATGAGAACGTGCTGGTCCTGGAGCTGGAGGTCCATGTCGGGGTTCCTTGAGGGAAGAAGGTGATTCGATCGCGGCGCTGTCGTCGCCGCCGCGATTGAATCACCGCCCCGAAATTCCTGCAGCGATGCGGCCGAAAGGCCGCGGGGTCTGGCCCTGCCTCAGGCCTTGCGCTTCGACGGCACCGCTTCTTCCAGCGCGGCCGGCGCGGTGTCGGTGGCGTCGCGCAGCTGGCCGTGGGTGTCGTGGTGCGCCAGCAGCTGGCGCGTGCGCTGCCAGGTCGACAGGCGCGCGGGCGCGACCTCGATGTACGACGCCAGCGCGAACAGCGACGACTGCTCTTTTTCCGGCGGCGTTTCGCGCCGGTGCTGGCGGCGGCGCAGCGGGCCCATGACCAGCATCGAGGCGAGGATCACGCCGATGACGATGGCGTACAGGCCCAGCAGCTGCAGCACTTCGGGCTGGGAACGCGCACCCATCACGTAGGGCCATGCGTACCAGAGGGCGCAGAACCAGATCGCGACGGTGATCGCCGGGCGCAACGCGCGCAGCCACAGGAACATGGCCAGGGTGCGTGCCGGCGAGCGGCCGTTGCCGAAGGCGTGCAGCGGGATGCGCGCGGCGTCGATGATGGGTTCGTCCATCGCGGGTTGGCCCCACGAGCGGGTGCGGGGCGGCGGGGCTTCGTGGACCGTCGGCGAAGAAATCGGGTGTTCAGGATGCATCGGAAGAAACTCCTCGGTCAGGGCTCGTCCACACCGCGCGCTTGCCGCGACGGCGTATCAGGGCTTTGGGAAGGGCGACCACCGTGGTGGCCATCGTGATCGTCCAGAACGCGATCGGGTACCAGATCGTTCCAGCGAAATAGCGCATGAGGTCGCGGTCGTAGCGACGGTCGATCCACAGGCTCAGCAGCATCTGCAGGATGCAGGTCATGGCCAGCAGCGTGCCCTGCCAGTGCGGCAGCAGCGCGGAATGCCAGGCCGACTCATGCGGCAGGAAGGGACGGATGAAGCTGATCACCAGCACCAGCGCCATCGCATAGGCCCACACCACGCTCACCATGTACTCGCTGTAGATGAGCCACAGGCGCCAGCTGCGCAGGCGCAGGATGGACGGCGTGATGCGCAGCATGGTCTGGATGCCGCCGATGGCCCAGCGCAGGCGCTGCTTCCACAGGCCGCGCAGCGTCTCGGGCATGAGGATCCAGCACAGCGCGCGCGGTTCGAAGCGCAGGCGCCAGCCGGCGAGCTGGAGCTTCCAGCTCATGTCGATGTCCTCGGTGAGCACGTCGGGGCTCCAGAAGCCCACCTCGAGCACGGCGCGGCGGCGGAACATGGCGAGCACGCCCGACACCGTGAACAGCGTGCCGATGAGCTGCTGCGAGCGCTTGATGAGGCCGATGATCGACGAGAACTCGCCCACCTGCATGCGCCCCAGCAGTGTGGTGCGCGTGCGGATGCGCGGGTTGCCGGTGACCGCGCCGATGCGCTCCGAGGCCAGCATGCGCTTGAGCATCCACGCGATGGCGTTCGGGTCGACCAGCGCGTCGCCGTCGATGCCCAGGATGTACTCGCCGCGCGCCAGCTGGCAGGCGGTGTTCAGGCCCACGGCCTTGCCCTGGTTGCTGGCGTTGTGGACCACGCGCAGGCGGCTGAACTCGAGCGTCATCTGGTCGAGCAGCTCGCCGGTGCCGTCGGTGCTGCCGTCGTTGACGGCGATCACCTCGTAGTTCGGGTAGTGCGTGCGCATGAGCTGCTCGATCACTTCGCGCAGGTGCGGCGCTTCGTTGAAGCAGGGCACGACCACGGTCACGAGCGGCTGCGAGGGCAGCAGCGGCAGCGGGTCGACCTCGACATCGCGCTTGCGTTCGAACGACCACGCGTGCGAGAGGCCGCCCGCGATCCACACCCACGCCATGAAGAACGGGTAGTAGAAGACGAAGCCGAAGAGCACCGGCGGAATCAGGTCCACCAGCATCTGGAGCGTGTTCATCGGGGCTTCCCTCCTTCAGGCGGCAGCGTGGCGGCGTCGTGGTTGCGCCGGGGTGCGCGCGACAGCAGCGAGCGCACCGAGATCGCGCGGCGCACGGTCTCCAGCGAGGGCTGGTTGTTCAGAAAGTCGTCGGGGTAGTAGCCCAGGTGGCGCACGCCGGCGCGCTGTAGCAGCGTCCACTGGCGCGTGAGTTCGGCGTCGGGCACGGGCTTGCCGGTGCGCCAGTCGCGCGCTTGCAGCTCGAACACGGTGCCGTCGAGGCCGCGCGGCGTAGCGGCCGCGCGCTGGGCGAGGCGGCCGAGCCAGGCGTCGCTGTCAGCGGCGGTGCGGGCTTCCTGCTCCATGCGCGGCATGGCCATGAGGCCGACGTAGTCGTAGGCGGCGAGCGAGGCCTCGTAGTTCTGCGCGAACCACTGTTCGGCAGCAGGTTCGAGCACCGGCCGCGCGTAGAGGTTGCGCGCCGTCTCCAGGCCCGGGCGCCAGGTGCCGACGCGCGCTGCCAGCTCCTGCGTGAACTCGATCAGGTGGCGGGTCTTGGCGGTGGTCCAGCGCGCCATGAGCGCGGGGTCGGCGCGCAGCGCGGCCACGTCGGCCGGCAGGCCCCAGCGGCGGTAGGTGTCGAGCGCGGCGGGGCTGGCGTCCTCGTCGTCCGAGAGCATGGCGTCGTCGTGGAACAGCAGGCCCTCGAAGAAGGTGTGGCGGCCCAGGTCTTCGTACAGGTCGCCGACCAGCGTGCGCACGGCGGGGTCGAAGGGCGAGAGCCGGTGGTAGCGGTCGGCCGGCGTGTCGCCCTTCAGCGTGCGCACCGTGTGCGTGGCGAGCGGGTTCGACGCCGGCAGCCGGTAGGCGGTGACGGGCATCCACGCGTAGACCTTCACGCCGGTGCGGCTGCGCAGCTGCCAGGCGGCGCGGGCGAACAGGTCGGCGCGCATCGGCAGGTGGCGGTTGGGAAAGTACAGCGCGTCGGCCACGCCGTCGCCGTCGGGGTCGGCGTAGGCCTGCAGGAACACCGAGCGCGGGCGCACGGCGGCGACACGCTCGATCAGCGCCGAGAGGTTGCGCTCCTGCTGGGCCGGGTCGGGGTCGTACACGTAGTCGAGGTCGACGTGCATCACGCGGTTGATCGGCCGCACCTCGCCGCCCACCGGGCTGCGCAGCATCTGCACGTAGTCGGGCGCTTCGTTGTCGTAGGCGGCCAGGGCGCGGCGGATGCGGCTGAGCGGAATCTCCTTCGTGTTCGCGCCGTCGTCGAGCGTGAAGGTGATCGGCATGCCCACGCGCGCCGAGGCTTCCAGCGCGGGCGTGTTGTAGGCGCCGTAGGGCCACACGGTGGCGCGCACCTTGGCGCCGGTGCGTTGCTCGATGAGTTCGCGGCTGCGGCGCAGGTCGGCCTCGATGCGGCGCAGGTAGGCGGCGTCGTCTTCGTAGCGGCCGGTGGCCGGGTCGTAGCGGTGCGTGGCCGCGGCGGGCAGCATGTTGCCTTGCGGGTTGGCCTGGATGCCGGTGTGCATCGCGTCGGTGTGGCTCGCGAACTCGACCAGCGGCGAGCGCGCCATCTCGGCGGCTTCGCGCCACAGCAGGAAGTTCTCGCGCGGCGCGGGCTTGTCGCCCCAGTGCACGGGCTGGCCTTCGGGCACTTCGAGCCAGCTCGTCACCAGCGCGAACAGCGCCGGGTAGTTGAAGCGCTTGAGCAGCGGGAACACGTGGGTGTAGGCGCTGCGGTAGCCGTCGTCGAAGGTCAGCAGCACGGGCTGCGCCGGCAGCGGCTTGCCGCCTTTGCGCGCATCGAGGATCTGCTGCAGGCTGACCGGGTGGTAGCCGCTGTGCTGCAGCCAGGCGAACACTTCGGCGAGCGTGCGCTCGTCGATGGCGGTTTCGTCGGGCGAGGTCTCGAAGCTGGCGCGCACGTTGGGGCGCACGTCATGGAACGAGATCACGCGGAAGTCGACACCGTTGTCGGGGTCGGCGGGCAGCACCGGGGCTGCGAGCACAGGCAGCGAGGCCGCCAGCAGCAGCCCGAGCAGGGCTGCGCGCAGCCGGCGGAAGAAGGTGGGGGCTTGCATCACGGACATCACTGCAGGGGCATCGAAAGGTTCAGGAACACGCCACGCTGTTTTTCGCGCACGCCGTCGTAAGGGTGGCTGCCGTAGGTCAGGCCATAGCGCAGCGTGAGCTTCTGGCCGAGGGCCCAGCGGTGCTCGTAGCGCAGGTTCCACAGCGGGCCGCTGCCGAAGCCTGCCTGGTGGTAGCTGCCGCCGCCGAGTTCCAGCACCTGGAAGAACTGGCGGTCGTCGCTTTTCCAGGTGAGCCACTGGCCGCGCACCGACAGCTGCGCGCTGGCGTCGCGCGAGGGGCTGAAGTAGCGCACGTCCTGCAGGCGGCTGCGGCTGGCATCGACGCCCAGCCGTGTCTCGAGCTGGAAACGCGGCGTGCTGACCCAGCGTTCGCGCCAGCCGAGGTCGAGGCCGTCGCGCAGGTTGCCGTCGCTGAAGTCGAGCCGGCGCCATTGCAGGTCGAAGCGGCGCGACTCGTTGACGATGTGGGCCACGCTGGCGCCGAACTCGCGCGCGCCGATGGCCTGCGCGCCGAAGGGCACGGCGCGGGCTTTCCACGGCAGCTCCTTGCTGTCGCCGTCGTAGGTGGCCGACAGCTGCCAGGCATCGCCGGCGCGGTAGTCCACGCGGCCAGCCACGCTGTTGCGGTAGCGGCCGCTGTTCGAATGCTGCAGCACGCCTTCGGCCAGCCAGCGGCCCTGCTGCCAGCTGGCGCCGAGGCCGCTGCGGGCCCACTTGGCGTTGCCTTCGGAGGTGTAGCCGCGGCCCAGCGTCTGCGCGTAGAACACGCGCCACGCGTCGTCGATGAGGCCGGAGCTGAGCCGGCTGTCGACGCGCCATTCGCGGCTGGCGAGCGTGCCGCCGCCGCGCGAACCTTCGGCGTCGATCTCGAGTTGCGGGCCGACCAGCGAGCGCCGCTTGCGTGCCATCTCGCGCACTTCGGCGGCGTCGGGCGCGTCGGCCTCGACGGCTTCGGCGCGCAGCCACGCGGCGCGGAATTCGTCGGCGTCGAGCAGCGCTTCGACATGGCCGGTGCGCACGCTCAGGTCGTCGGGGTGGTCGGCGCTCAGCGCCTCGAAGCGCGCCACGGCCGCTTCGGGGTGCTCGCGCAGCCGCTCGGTGAGCGCGGCGCCGTAGGCGTAGCTCGCGTTGAGTGGGGCTTCGTAGGTGAGCGTGTCGAAGCGCGGTTGCGCCACCTTGGGCCGGTCGCCGTAGAGCTGCAGCAATGCGCTCAGGCCGCTCACTTCGGAGAACTGGTCGTTGGGACGACCGGCTTCGGGTGCCAGCCGCATCAGCACGGGCGTGGCGTCTTCGATGCGTTTGAGCAGTGCTTCGGCGTCGTCGAAGCGACCCGTATCCAGGTACGCATAGACCAGGCCGAAATGCAGGGGGTCGGGCATCGGCAGATCAACGACTGCCTTTTCGAACAGCGGCACGGCGTCGGCCGAGCGGCGCTCCTGCGCCAGCGCGCGGGCGGCGGTGCCCAGTGCGTAGGGCGGCAGCAGGGTGCCGTCGGCACGCAGGCTGTCGTACAGCGCGATCGTGTCGGCGGGACGGCCACGCTCCAGCAGTGCCATCATGCGGTCGGACTGCAGCCGCGTGCGCAGCGTGCGCCAGGTGTCGGCGTCTGGTGTGGCGGGCTGCGCGAGCGCGGCGTCGACCCGGGTCAGCGCGGCGCTCTGGGCGGCCAGCACCTTGTCGAGGTCGGTGACGCGTGCCGCGCCCAGGCGCTGGTCGCGCGCCTTCACGGCCCAGCGCAGTTGCTGCGCCAGCGCCTGCTGTTCGAGCAGGGCGAGTGTCAGCGGCGCGATGCTGCCGGGCTGCTTGCGGTCGGCGGCTTGTGCGTCTTCGAAGGCAGCGGTGGCGCCGCCGTACTCGGCGAGCAGAAAGTCGGCGTCGCGCTGTGCATCGCGTCGGTCGGGCTGCAGCGCGGTGATCTCGCCGTAGGCCGACAGCGCCTGGAAGGGCTGGCCTTGGGCACGCGCCAGCGCGGCGCGCAGGTCGAGCAGCGCGACGCGGTCGGCGACCGCTGTGGGCGCGGTCTGGGACAGCGCACGGTAGATGGTTTGCGCGCCCGCCTTGTCGCCGCTGGCCAGTCGCCAGAAGGCTTCGTGGATGCGCGGCTCGCGGGCGGTCGGCTGGCGCGCGCGCCAGACCTTGACCGTGTCGCCTTGCAGCGCAACGTCGCCCGTGCGCCGCGCGGCGCCGGCCAGCGGGCCGAGCGCGTAGTCGCTCAGCTCAGTGGGCGGCACCTGGCGGGCCATGGCCACTGCGTCGGCGAACTGGCCCTCGGCCACCGCGATGGCGATGGCGTCGGACGCCACGCGGCGACGTTGATCGTCGGCCAGCGGGGCGGCCAGCCATTGGCGCAGCTGTTGCAGGGCGTGGGCCGGCGTGATGCGACCGGCGCGGCGCGCGACGATCAGGGCGTCGTGCTGCGACGCGTCATAAGCCACCGCGCCGCCAAGGGCGGCGACAGGCGGGGGCGTGACAGTGGAATCCGCGTACGCGGTGCTGCTTCCGAAGATCAGCACGCACACGATCGGCGGCAAACCCCGCACGGCACGTGCGAGATGGTGAGGCAATGCCTTGAAGGGCGCGACTTTGCGCCCGGCAACGACGGTGCCTCCATTTTTTTGTGGATGGATGGACACGCAACTCCCTTTTGCTTGAACTCTCCTGGGCCGTGACAAGCCGTAGCGGAAAGTTCGTGAAAAGGGACTCTAGGCCAATTTGTAAACAATAGGGCCAAACATGGGCAAAGATGAGAACTAATCGTGAACAGATTCGCGATCAATTCGTCGGATGTTGGCAAGTTGTATGCAAGTGCTACCCACAACGCGCCCCTGGCCCTCGCCCTAAGATCGCGACATGAACGCACTTCCGGTCTCTTCGCCCCGTTTGCCCCGCTTCTGGTCTCAATTGACGACGCGCGACTTCGCCGCGCTCGACGCGGCGACCACGGTGGCGGTGCTGCCGCTGGGCGCGACCGAGCAGCACGGCCCGCACCTGCCGCTGGGCGTGGACACCGTGCTGGCCGACGGCATCGTGGCCGCCGCGCTGCCGCTGCTGCCGCCGGAACTGCCGGCGCTGTTCCTGCCGACCCAGCAGATCGGCCTGAGCCCCGAGCACGCGCGTTTCGCGGGCACGCTCACCTTCTCGGCCGAGACATTGATCCGGATGTGGAACGACATCGGCGCGGGCGTGGCGCGCGCCGGCGTGAAGAAGCTGGTGCTGTTCAACGCCCACGGCGGCCATGTGGGCGCAATGGACATCGTGGCGCGCGAACTGCGCGCCGCGCACGGCCTCATCGTCTACAGCGTGAGCTGGTTCAACCTGCCGCTGGGCGATGCGAACGCGCAGTTCAGCGCCCAGGAGCACCGCTTCGGCGTGCATGCGGGCGAGGTCGAGACTTCGATGATGCTGGCGCTGACGCCCGAGTTCGTGCGCATGGGCGAGGCAAAAGATTTCAGTTCCACCTCGCAACAGCGCGCGGCGGACTACGCGATCCTCGGCAACGGCAAGAGCGCCAAGCTCGGCTGGGCCATGGAGGACTACAACGCGCACGGTGCGGCAGGCAATGCGGCGGCGGCCACAGCGGCGAAGGGCCAGGCGGTGATCGATGCGGCTGCGCAGCAGTTGGCCTTGCTGCTGGCCGAGGTGTCGCGGCTGCCATTGAGCACTGCGAATACCGGGCCGCTGCCCTGAGGGTGTGGTTCAGGGCGACGCTCCCGCCGACGCGGTACCTTGCTCCGCGAATGTCCCCCG
Encoded here:
- a CDS encoding GNAT family N-acetyltransferase codes for the protein MTEESTHPPLIIEFDTPRLRLRQWRESDLAPFFALACDPQVMEFLLPLPTRADSDASADRARALIAKNGWGFWAVERKDTGEFIGFTGLNVPMASLPFSPCVEIGWRLARASWGQGFATEAARGALQVGFEPLALGEIVAFTAERNVRSAAVMERLGMHEDVAGAFEHPAVPEGHALRRHRLFRIGRAAWQATRSASE
- a CDS encoding zinc-binding alcohol dehydrogenase family protein is translated as MKAVGYYQPLPIDNPESLQDIELPAPVPGARDLLVRVKAVSVNPVDTKVRKNAAPEAGQAKVLGWDAVGTVEAIGSGVQHFKVGDRVYYAGSIIRPGANSELHAVDERIAALAPKSLDDAQAAALPLTTITAYELLFDRLQVPKGGGEGQTLLITGGAGGVGSILIQLARQLTKLRVVATASRAETREWCLALGAHVVIDHSKPLAAELKAAGIDEVDMVASLTQTEQHYAQIIESLKPQGQLAVIDDMKVLDAMPLKTKCISLHWEMMFTRSRFTTSDIAEQGKLLAEVAALVDAGRIRTTANASFGTINAANLKKAHALIESGKAQGKVVLAGF
- a CDS encoding LysR family transcriptional regulator, whose translation is MKIENISDLQVLVQTARGGTLTAAGHALGITPAAASATLKRLETQLGARLFERSTRAMRLTPQGQTLLDYAVRAFELLDEGESLVTADRGELVGTLRVASPSDLTRSTLLPWFDEFLALHPGVQLSLSVGDRPLDVMRDEVDVALRYGALADSRLVARAFAMTNPVLTASPDYLRRHPLPRVPQDLLQHNCLTFNRSGRRHRVWRFAQLGQWTEVRVNGNRSVDDASLAREWTVAGYGISLKSALDVREDIRSGRLVRLLADWETEPYPLHALLPSGRFVPARVRGFVDFLALKFEGLLALG
- a CDS encoding SDR family oxidoreductase — encoded protein: MDLQLQDQHVLITGGSKGIGLACALGFLREGARVSLVSRDLQNLQQGQQSLIAAFPQAEGRVSLHATDLKDPAGAVAALDAAEHAFGPVDVLVNSAGAARRTPPDELTPAAWHDAMDAKYFTYIHMIDPVVKRMGTRGRGAIVNVIGQGGKVASPVHMAGGAANAALMLVSAGMAAAYAAKGVRVNAVNPGLTLTARLQEGMKADAKLAGIGTDEALERATARLPLGRIATPEEVANTVLFLASAKASYVTGAIVAMDGAVTPMI
- the pgaD gene encoding poly-beta-1,6-N-acetyl-D-glucosamine biosynthesis protein PgaD; the protein is MHPEHPISSPTVHEAPPPRTRSWGQPAMDEPIIDAARIPLHAFGNGRSPARTLAMFLWLRALRPAITVAIWFCALWYAWPYVMGARSQPEVLQLLGLYAIVIGVILASMLVMGPLRRRQHRRETPPEKEQSSLFALASYIEVAPARLSTWQRTRQLLAHHDTHGQLRDATDTAPAALEEAVPSKRKA
- the pgaC gene encoding poly-beta-1,6-N-acetyl-D-glucosamine synthase; amino-acid sequence: MNTLQMLVDLIPPVLFGFVFYYPFFMAWVWIAGGLSHAWSFERKRDVEVDPLPLLPSQPLVTVVVPCFNEAPHLREVIEQLMRTHYPNYEVIAVNDGSTDGTGELLDQMTLEFSRLRVVHNASNQGKAVGLNTACQLARGEYILGIDGDALVDPNAIAWMLKRMLASERIGAVTGNPRIRTRTTLLGRMQVGEFSSIIGLIKRSQQLIGTLFTVSGVLAMFRRRAVLEVGFWSPDVLTEDIDMSWKLQLAGWRLRFEPRALCWILMPETLRGLWKQRLRWAIGGIQTMLRITPSILRLRSWRLWLIYSEYMVSVVWAYAMALVLVISFIRPFLPHESAWHSALLPHWQGTLLAMTCILQMLLSLWIDRRYDRDLMRYFAGTIWYPIAFWTITMATTVVALPKALIRRRGKRAVWTSPDRGVSSDAS
- the pgaB gene encoding poly-beta-1,6-N-acetyl-D-glucosamine N-deacetylase PgaB, producing the protein MQAPTFFRRLRAALLGLLLAASLPVLAAPVLPADPDNGVDFRVISFHDVRPNVRASFETSPDETAIDERTLAEVFAWLQHSGYHPVSLQQILDARKGGKPLPAQPVLLTFDDGYRSAYTHVFPLLKRFNYPALFALVTSWLEVPEGQPVHWGDKPAPRENFLLWREAAEMARSPLVEFASHTDAMHTGIQANPQGNMLPAAATHRYDPATGRYEDDAAYLRRIEADLRRSRELIEQRTGAKVRATVWPYGAYNTPALEASARVGMPITFTLDDGANTKEIPLSRIRRALAAYDNEAPDYVQMLRSPVGGEVRPINRVMHVDLDYVYDPDPAQQERNLSALIERVAAVRPRSVFLQAYADPDGDGVADALYFPNRHLPMRADLFARAAWQLRSRTGVKVYAWMPVTAYRLPASNPLATHTVRTLKGDTPADRYHRLSPFDPAVRTLVGDLYEDLGRHTFFEGLLFHDDAMLSDDEDASPAALDTYRRWGLPADVAALRADPALMARWTTAKTRHLIEFTQELAARVGTWRPGLETARNLYARPVLEPAAEQWFAQNYEASLAAYDYVGLMAMPRMEQEARTAADSDAWLGRLAQRAAATPRGLDGTVFELQARDWRTGKPVPDAELTRQWTLLQRAGVRHLGYYPDDFLNNQPSLETVRRAISVRSLLSRAPRRNHDAATLPPEGGKPR
- the pgaA gene encoding poly-beta-1,6 N-acetyl-D-glucosamine export porin PgaA, whose translation is MLIFGSSTAYADSTVTPPPVAALGGAVAYDASQHDALIVARRAGRITPAHALQQLRQWLAAPLADDQRRRVASDAIAIAVAEGQFADAVAMARQVPPTELSDYALGPLAGAARRTGDVALQGDTVKVWRARQPTAREPRIHEAFWRLASGDKAGAQTIYRALSQTAPTAVADRVALLDLRAALARAQGQPFQALSAYGEITALQPDRRDAQRDADFLLAEYGGATAAFEDAQAADRKQPGSIAPLTLALLEQQALAQQLRWAVKARDQRLGAARVTDLDKVLAAQSAALTRVDAALAQPATPDADTWRTLRTRLQSDRMMALLERGRPADTIALYDSLRADGTLLPPYALGTAARALAQERRSADAVPLFEKAVVDLPMPDPLHFGLVYAYLDTGRFDDAEALLKRIEDATPVLMRLAPEAGRPNDQFSEVSGLSALLQLYGDRPKVAQPRFDTLTYEAPLNASYAYGAALTERLREHPEAAVARFEALSADHPDDLSVRTGHVEALLDADEFRAAWLRAEAVEADAPDAAEVREMARKRRSLVGPQLEIDAEGSRGGGTLASREWRVDSRLSSGLIDDAWRVFYAQTLGRGYTSEGNAKWARSGLGASWQQGRWLAEGVLQHSNSGRYRNSVAGRVDYRAGDAWQLSATYDGDSKELPWKARAVPFGAQAIGAREFGASVAHIVNESRRFDLQWRRLDFSDGNLRDGLDLGWRERWVSTPRFQLETRLGVDASRSRLQDVRYFSPSRDASAQLSVRGQWLTWKSDDRQFFQVLELGGGSYHQAGFGSGPLWNLRYEHRWALGQKLTLRYGLTYGSHPYDGVREKQRGVFLNLSMPLQ
- a CDS encoding creatininase family protein, producing MNALPVSSPRLPRFWSQLTTRDFAALDAATTVAVLPLGATEQHGPHLPLGVDTVLADGIVAAALPLLPPELPALFLPTQQIGLSPEHARFAGTLTFSAETLIRMWNDIGAGVARAGVKKLVLFNAHGGHVGAMDIVARELRAAHGLIVYSVSWFNLPLGDANAQFSAQEHRFGVHAGEVETSMMLALTPEFVRMGEAKDFSSTSQQRAADYAILGNGKSAKLGWAMEDYNAHGAAGNAAAATAAKGQAVIDAAAQQLALLLAEVSRLPLSTANTGPLP